The genome window aaacacttgaaaagtgtttttaaattttgaaaatttgtattttgATAACTATTTAGAATTTGACATCAAATAGGTCCTTGTTTAAATTGGTTACTAACTTAAATAtacttttcataaattttcaatgaaaacaattttttaagaatgaatatgctttttgtaaaatattttaaaaaacaattaaaatgtaaagaatattttaaaaaatacatatatattataaataaatgaataacaTCTATGAGGAGAATAAGCCAAAAAAACTCAATATTTGATGTGGTTCAACAATTAATATGATTCTTACGTCTATAAAGTTCAACCTTTATAAGCTGATCAAATAGACAACTCAATTTTTGACATTGTGAGGGAAGTATAATAAAACTGATTCAAGTTTCACAATCTAATTTAAGGGTTCgaaaatattatcataatcTTACtatcaaatattgaaatttaaggtataatattaatacttgagaataaaaagaaaacataatttagaTTTGATGGAGTCATTAATTACATATTTAGGGTCATACTTCTTACACCCATGAGTCAAACTGAGGTTTGGTCAAAACGTGATGAGTTTTAAGATTGTGGGTGACACCAATTGAAATCCTAGAGGATTGTACCCAACTACAAGACACTTTAATATCATGTCATTGTACCTTAGAGTTTAGAGTTAAATCTTAGGAGGCATTGAAAAAAATGGCATGTGTCTTTTTACTTTGGAAAGCCAATAGTTTTTGTGGGTAAAGGCTGTCAAGAATGTGAAGGTGCAGTAAACTTTTCCAAGGACATTTTGGGTGGCCCATTTGCCTATATTTGCAATTTCCTTAGGGATGGTAGTgagaattaattgattaaaaacgaCATTTTGAGCCACCCATTTGCCTATATTTGTAATTTCCAAAGGGATAGTAGtaacaattaattgattaaaaggacATTTTGAGTGGTCCATTTGCCTATATTTGcaaatttttaaaggataatagtaaaaattaatcaatgaaaaGGACATTTTCAGTGGCCCATTTGCCTATATTTGCAATTTcctaatagaaaataataagaattatttcattaaaaGTGATGAAAAGTCTTTCATTCAATGATAGTTAGATGGCAATTTGTCACCCAAGCAAAATCTATCTTTTATTTTGAGACAATTGCAAACATGGTAATAGCCATGGGCTGTTGTAGCAGTGTTCTAGGCcctttttgataattattttcaaaaatggtttttgaacaTTTTGtggaacaaaaatttgtttgagaacttaaaatgtttttaatctatttttaatatttttgaataggttctaaaaataatttatatatcaaatactttatttttaatcattctacgcacttatataattattttttaaaatagtccttaaaaaaaagaataaaaataacataaaacaaaaaaaaaaatattttctataaacacccgattaaaaaatagtttttgattattaaatgcacttttttttaatttatttttatattttggagaatagaaaactgttcttgaaaatagttatcaaacaaatccctaatttatatatatcatttttcttgtttggacttttatatatatatatatatatatatatatatatatcaattaaatatgtggaatagatttttgttttgtaatttttagagagaaattaaatttgaaataaaagttgtaattttcaaatataattaattttactaaCCTCTCAAGGTTTGAGCTAAATACACCTAATCATCgttaatatgaaattttattaaatattttcgCTTTTCTTCTcatcatttgttattttcaaaGAAGTAATGCTTATCATATtgagttattttaaaatgtaaattcTTTTATCCTATGATTAccatttgaaaaataagaagaaaaatgttaagaaaagaaaatagaaaaaaaaaaccaaagaaaaatgaaaaataaattaaaaattaaaaaaaatatgttaagatAACATAGATAGTAAAGTACAAATTGAAGGGTGTAGATAAATACAATGGCAGAATTGGTACCTGCCCATATCAATTATCAAGATGAAGGTCCGAGTAATGAAGAAGAGGCAGGCAGTTGGAGAGTGAGTTACAAAAACAGTAACGAGCAATGGCATTAATCATTAAGTTTCATTGAATACAAAAAGTACTCCTACATTCATGAATTTTCACAGATGGGGAATCCCATGATTTAAATTCTTAACAACCAAACCGGACGCCACCCTGTCCTCCATTTAAGGCCCGACCTatatctcttatttatttatttattatttattttatggaaTAATGGAAGTGAGGAAAtatgcttattattattattattattattattatttagcaTGAATGAAGGAAACTTTTGAAATTGCCTTTGATTGAATGCAACTGAGTCAATTGGGGCATCATTGATTTGCAACCCCTCAAGGCctcaaaaatccaaaagaaaaatggggCATTGGAAAACCTTATCCAGAGATATTATTTTGGAGGGTTTTGATCAGAATCCAATAAATGCATGGAGATAAGACTCTAccctttgtttttctcttgCTTCTCCTTTGCTTTTGTTTGCCCATGAATGTTTGGACTTTAGTCATTGAATTTAATTGGGGGTGGGGGGGTACCAACACTTATATAATGCATTGTCCCCCCTCGTTAAAGAGCCTTAGGGGGATGCCCCCTCCACTGGGAATCACTCCATTCTGTTCAAATTTGCATTTTCCTTGAGAGAAAATGTGATGAAGAATAATAGctttaaaattactaaaatatatttatatgtttctttcaaattattttttttctattttatataaatattaaacaatttaaaaatgtatgtgtttttagttcattttattttttatgttttctatagtaaatcaaatatgataaaatccttatcctttgtttttttttatccttttctttGTTTCCGGCCCAACCTAATTGTCTCTGCGCAAGAGACAATCCCATGAGCCCCACATCCCTGATGAGAGCTACTGATCCAACCCACAGCACATTTGGGCCGACATTGGGTGGCCATGGCCAGCCTCGTCCAGAAGGCCAAGGTTCACATGAGTCTGGCCTAAAACACACGCCAGGCCCATGTCGTCAGTCCACCGCTATCTCGTGGGCCCAAAAGAAGTGCGTCCATGTATGACACTGCTATTGCAGACTATCGGAAAGTCTTCAGTTTCTCACTAGTAGAATcaacaattgatgaagaaaattCGGGCTCCTTTGgcaattattttcgaaaacaagaCTCAAAAAATTGGATAACAGTTCTCAATTGTTTTTGCTTTcggcaaaaaaacaaaaaaaaagacctTCTAGTTacaaaatgaaatatgaaaaacaatcttctttccttaaaaatcttcaaaaaactattttctattagaAGTCtactaaaaatgttttccatTTTCAAGAACAGCTACCAAACAAGCCCTTGATGAACAAGCCAAATGTCCAGTCACCATAGACAATCCACCTACAACTACTTGAGATGACAAGCACCATTGAGAAAAGCTTAAAGAGGAATGGCAACTAagagaataaaaatgaagatcTAGACACCTAATCTACATGTGGGCATATCATATCTAAGAGAGAGGATACATGAACTTAAAAAGAGTAGAGAAATATGTGACAAGTAATATGAGAATATATTCAGATAACTAGAATCATTCagttaaaatgaaaaacatggaCCTTACATTTAGAACTGCACATAGGATTAGTTGAGTCATATCACTGCACTGGTCCAAATCACGGTTTTTAACAAGTTTCTAATTGAAGCCATTACATTAAAAACCAACCAGTTTTCACAAATAataacagagcaagtgctcctATGATTCATAGCCAAGGAAAATCCAAGTTCTGTCCACGAGCTCGATAGTTTCCATCATGCTGGGAAGCACCACAACATCCACAATGGGCGTTTGCTTAACTGCAGAAAACATTAAGCAAACTTGTGTTAAGGCTCTCTTAGAGTTTAGACTCCTACCAACTACCTAAGCCAGTTActgtaattgttttttttttttgtttgtttgataaccgaggaaccttccatgaccaagcccttaggactctccatggggatCCAAACCTCGGGGTGCTGACCGCCCCACAACAACCAGCACCGGGTAAATTTAGGGTATCATCTGTGGCAAGATTCGAACCCAGGACCATGTGTCACTTAATGAGACCACACTTCCCAGTGTTCGTCCTGACCAACTGGGCTACCCTGACGGGTCAATTATTGTAAATGTTGTAAATGAATGCAATTCATTATATCTAGAAACAGAGTCCCTGAATTTTCATcactcaaaattcattttatagagaaaatatcaaatcaaatacaAGGGTAAAGTTGAAGTTGTTTTTCAACCTTACAATGTCAATATTCTTACAGGTGCTTGCAATTCTGGTACAACAGAGAGATGAAAACAACATCACCtgcaaatattaaatttttaaaaaatttaaggagGACCCTCACATAAGATATGAATTAAAATACAAGGATTCTAATTGTGTAACTCTAGCTGCAAATTTGGTATCTATGTTGTCACAGCCCAAATGGTCAATTAATAGTTTAATAGGGTGTTCCAAGGCCACCAAACTCAACAAAGGCTTAATTCCAATAATTTGAAGTTGCTTACCAACTTGAATTGTGGGGCAGGGTCCATGCCTACTAATTACCTGAGCCTACTAATGGAGGCCTTCTTAAAGATCACAGCTGTGCTGGATTCAATGGTGAAACGTTTCAAAGGAGGCTGGGAGCATTTTAGCTAACTTGTCTATGTATTTTGAGTCCATTTTTAGATTCCAGGTAAGCGACTGGAAAAGCTCAAGAGAGACTTGTGAGGGAAATCTGAAGAAGAATATATGCACCATCTAGTTAGTGGAATTCAATTAAACCCACACAGGTCAAAGAGTGGGAACTTAGGCAGTTTGAGGGGTTCAACAGGACTTTTCTAGGAAAATGGTTGGGTGGGTTTCTCCTTTTTGATAGGTGAactaaaatttcttaaaaagaaCCTAATAAAGAGGAGACTGTTCTCAAGTACACAGAGGGTATATAAAGGGTACTGAAAGGCACAAATAAAACTAAAGCACCAACAAATTACTAACAAGGTCCCAAACATTGACTAAAGAGTAACAAGGTTAAAATATTGACTCCCCACAACTTTTaaaccaaagaaaaagagaatacaGAAAAGACTTCCAAAAATTGATCAGAGAACTTTAACTCGCCAAAAGTTCTTGAATCACATCTTACCATACAGGATTATTGTCCAACCTTTGTTCAGTTCTTCCTCGTCAAATTCTCATACCAACCAAATAAAACTTCATTCACTTGTTCAGAAAGAACCCATGAGAGGTAAAATATGAAGAACAAAACTCACCATAACTGTTATGGTGAGTTTTACCATAGTGTATCAGGACATGGCTGGCTCATTCACTATTGTTCTTGCACAATAACACTGGTTGCCTAACTTCCACCCCCTTTTCATCACCTGGCCTCAGGTCAAATCCTTCCTCACCAAACAAATAGACTATTATGGGGGGTGGGGGCAAGAACCCCACACTTATGATCATCATGTCCTCAATTGATGCCACCTCTAACTTCTAACTAATGAAATACACCTCCATTGATGCCACCTCAAGAAATACACTATCATGCCAAGAACCCCACAATGGTTGCCTAACTAATGACTTCTAACTGATGATTGATAGAAAGTGGGCACGGATGTACTGTTATCATAGGCATGACAATGAAACACCGACTGAAGGAGACAGTTGATTGCAACCACCAACCTGCATCCTTTCATCTAAATGTTCAAATTCAATTTGTTGAAAAGCCTGAGGTTACAAGAATCCCAAAAACCAATCAAAAGATATGCATGGTTAaggataaaaagaataattatacTACATACAATAGCAATACAAGCAATATAGAGGCGTGTTCGATTGGGTTTGGTTAGGGTTAGGCTGCTTAAGGATACTCAACCTTAGATATCTGAGTCATCAAATTGGGATTTCTAACCCAAGTCCAACACTGTGCCTCCAAACATTGGCAGTTCCTCACTCGCTAGTCAGGTTGCTTCAACCCTCAAACCTATCAAAGTCTAAATTTGTCAAAAAAGTCCTAAAGCCTCAACTCCActaaagacaacaaaaatctaaaagataGAACCCCATTCCTACAACCATCAACCTGTCCTAATGTATTTGTGCCTGCACCGGACATATGGCATACCCATCAGGATTTGTGCATTTCCTTCAGATCAAATGAAAACTTTCCAATCTCTACCTTCTTGCATCCACAAATTCATGGTGAGAATTTGCAAAATGTAAGTGAAAAAAGTCCTAATTGTAAACTAGTTTGAAAGGAGGACTGAACTTAAAAGTCTAAGTTCCACTCTAGGTTGATCCACAACAAGAAGGCATGCATATGCATAAAGATCTCGAACCCTATCTATTAGAATAAGGGACCAACCAATTACTGATACAGCACCTTGCTCTTCATATACTTCAAATACAACAAAGCATAAAGGGATCTTCCAAAAAAAGTGCTTATGAGGACGTTAAATTAATCAAGTACTTGAATACATTGACAAGAAACATCGAGGCAATGCGTCTTCAACACCTAGCACCACTCTGACCAGCATTCACCAAACTGCTCCCAATATGCAATTCCTGTAAGTTTTCTGAATCATACTTGTGACATTTATGAGGACCCATCAATCTCCATTCCACATTATCCCATGTCTACCAATTAGTTGATGAACTTACTAGCAACAAGCATACAATCCAAAATCAAGACAAGAACATGTCTGTACAATTTGTTATGAACAGAACAGTGCTAGGATTGCAGTCATGAACTTTGAATTTGGCTAGAAATTCCGAATTTAAGAATCAATCGGTCTTAACACCAAAAAAGGCCCTCATAAGTGAACACtgataatataaaattctaacaAACATGTTGAAAAAAAGAAGGTATAATTTCAGAAGCCCCCAACAATCAAGAATCATTCACAACAATGCACAAATCCAAAACCcagcgaaaaaaaaaaatcacccaaTTATCACAAACCCTCAAAAACCCAGATCTGCAAAACCAAGAAAACCCTCCAAAACGATAAACCAAACACCCCCAtttcaaaaaaatctcaaaaccaaCCCACTATTATACATACCCTTGGCCATCAAGATTCCCCTGTCCACTGCTCCCTCCGCTCCCGTACGACCCATCCTCTGCCGTCTGCCACACCGACTGCCACGCCTGCGACGGCGGCTGCACGTACACCCCCGGATCCACCCCCGGAACCGCCGGCCTTCCCATCATTACCCCCGGCGCGGGCTGCCCCATCGGCGGATAATAGTACGGCACCCCACTGGCCGTCGATCCTACCATCCCCAACCCCCCCTCGTCCTTGATCTCATCCCTCGGCACAATATCcaccaaaaaatcaaatatatccGTCCTAGTAATCGCCGCGGCGATATCATTCTTCTGCAGCGTCCTCCTCTTGTTCTCCTCCGCGTGCAACCACGACCTTATCGTCAGCTCCAGAATGAAGAGCTCGCAGGCCTTGGCGAAGAGGATTGGGGCCTCCGCCGAGATCATCCGCACATCCTCATCCGCCTTCATAATCTTCTTGATGCGGGCCAGAGGCAGTTGGTGGTTCTTGAAGTCGTTCACCTGCTCGATCTCTTGGCGTTGGTAGGACCAAAACATCTGAAGCTGCTGCTGTTGCTGCTGCAGAAGATGGTGAAAGGGTTGCTGTGGTGGGTATGGGGAGGATTGGGCCTGCTGGTTGTTCTCCATTTCTTTGTAATTTGATTCGAGGGAGGAGGGTGTCTCTGCttgttttgggattttttttttgtttttgggtctgagagagagagagagagaggataaGGCACACACCCTTGTATAGATTCTTTGGTTATGAACTTATGATTAGTACAagctctcccttttttttttcactttcacTATTGGGTGTGAtggataattttttcttttttgaatgtGGAACAAAAAAATCTAAGTTCCGCAAAGAAATTAATGTTCTGTGAGGATATTGTAGagttaacaaaattttaaaaagggtttacatatttttatttatttatttttaatttttttaattttattttgaatgaatattatatatttatattggattgatttttattgattttatgtatttttagaaGTGTGTTATTTAAAAGGACTTTCTTTTGTTAAGTTTAGAGATGAGGATACTGTGAATTtgacaaaagaagaaaagggtCTAAGCCCCTTttgtttactttatttttatgtatgaGCATTTTACGCTGATGGGGATATTTTTGTTGTGACGGATTCTTGTTGACTTTTTGTGGTTTTAAACGTGGGTTATTTGGatggattttttaatttttaaattaagctTTAGAGGTGGGAATGTTGTGAAATTACCAATAAATGAAAAGGGTTTAtgttattttacttattttattattttgtttggttttttttcttagtgtattttttttcggtttttttaattgattttatgtaCTTATGTAACGTGGGtattttatttagatattttttgtgatcaattttatttatttttaaatatgggtaaaaaaaaggattattattattattattttaggttTAGATGTGGGCATCGTGCAAAGGTACCAAAAAGGGTTTATATTCTTTCACTTAGTGaattctttttcactttttcttttttggtttgagTTGTTTTCTTATTTGCTTTCATAGAAACTTAAGTTGAATTACttgagtattttttttccctttgccCATTGAAGGAAAGGAGGTTGTGCTAATTGCTATTTGAAGTACGTCATTTTACTCCACCATATGAGCGTTGCATACACTTATGTTCTTATGATAGTGATGACAATTTGTGACTAGAAAATATAGCATTTTGCTGAGCATTCTGTTGTACAGGATTTAATACTAATTGTTCCCGCTTAATTCTTCTATATGTCCTACCACAAATTTATATCGTATTTCGAATAACTTTACTGACTGAATACCTTTTGCATTTAGGGACTCTAAAGGCGCAaaataagtattttatttttttttacattcttCTATATGTCCtaccataaatttatatagTATTTCTAATAACTTTACTGACTGAATGCTCTTTGCATTTAGGGACTCTATAAATTTCTACCCATTTTCCATGTTTCTTAGGACAACCTTTATGTGCTAATTGCTATTTGAACTACGTCATTTTACTCCACCATATGAGCGTTGCATACGCTTATGTTCTTATGACAGTGGTGACAATTTGTGACTAGAAAATATAGTATTTTGATGAGCATTATGTTGTATAGGGTTTAATACTAATTGTTCCCGCTTCATTCTTCTATATGTCCTACcataaatttatatcatattttcaataacTTTACTGACTGAATGCTCTTTGCATTTAGGGACTCTATAAAGGAGcaaaatgagtattttttttttacattcttCTATATGTCCTACCATAAATTTATATCGTATTTCCAATAACTTTATTGACTAAATGCTCTTTACATTTAGGGACTCTATAAATTTCTACCTCTTTTTCCATGTTTCTTAGGACAGCCTTTATGTGCTAATTGCTATTTGAAGTACGTCATTTTACTCCACCATATGAGCGTTGCATACACTTATGTTCTTATGACAGTGATGGCAATTTGTGACTAGAAAATATAGCATTTTGCTGAGCATTCTGTTTTACAGGGTTTAATACTAATTGTTCCTGCTTCATTCTTCTATATGTCCTACCATAAATTTATATCGTATTTCCAATAACTTTATTGATTGAATGCTCTTTGCATTTAGGGACTCTATAAATTTCTACCCCTTTTTCCATATTTCTTGGGATATCCTTTATGTACTAATTGCTATTTGAAATACGTCATTTTACTCCACCATATGAGCGTTGCAGATGTTTATGTTCTTATGACAGTGGTGACAATTTGTGACTAGAAAATATAGCATTTTACTGAGTATTCTGTTGTACAGGGTTTAATACTAATTGTTCCCGCTTCATTCTTCTATATGTCCTACcataaatttatatcatatttccAATAACTTTACTGACTGAATGCTCTTTGCATTTAGGAACTCTATAAAGGCGcaaaatgagtattttttttttttacattcttCTATATGTCCTACCATAAATTTATATCGTATTTCCAATAACTTTATTGACTAAATGCTCTTTGCATTTGGGGACTCTATAAATTTCTACCTCTTTTTCCATGTTTCTTAGGACAACCTTTATGTGCTAATTGCTATTTGAAGTACGTCATTTTACTCCACCATATGAGCGTTGCATACACTTATGTTCTTATGACAGTGATGGCAATTTGTGACTAGAAAATATAGCATTTTGCTTAGCATTCTATTGTACAGGGTTTAATACTAATTGTTCCCGCTTAATTCTTCTATATGTCCTACCATAAATTTATATCGTATTTCCAATAACTTTACTGACTGAATACTTTTTGCATTTAGGGACTCTAAAGGCGCAaaataagcatttttttttttttacattcttCTATATGTCCtaccataaatttatatagTATTTCTAATAACTTTACTGACTGAATGCTCTTTGCATTTAGGGACTCTATAAATTTCTACCCATTTTTCCATGTTTCTTAGGACAACCTTTATGTGCTAATTGCTATTTGAACTACATCATTTTACTCCACCATATGAGCATTGCACACGCTTATGTTCTTATAACAGTGGTGACAATTTGTGACTAGAAAATATAGCATTTTGATGAGCATTATGTTGTATAGGGTTTAATACTAATTGTTCCCGCTTCATTCTTCTATATGTCCTACcataaatttatatcatatttccAATAACTTTACTGACTAAATGCTCTTTGCATTTAGGGACTCTATAAAGGCGcaaaatgagtattttttttttacattcttCTATATGTCCTACCATAAATTTATATCGTATTTCCAATAACTTTATTGACTAAATGCTCTTTGCATTTAGGGACTCTATAAATTTCTACCTCTTTTTCCATGTTTCTTAGGACAGCCTTTATGTGCTAATTGCTATTTGAAGTACGTCATTTTACTCCACCATATGAGCGTTGCATACACTTATGTTCTTATGACAGTGATGGCAATTTGTGACTAGAAAATATAGCATTTTGTTGAGCATTCTGTTTTACAGGGTTTAATACTAATTGTTCCTGCTTCATTCTTCTATATGTCCTACCATAAATTTATATCGTATTTCCAATAACTTTATTGATTGAATGCTCTTTGCATTTAGGGACTCTATAAATTTCTACCcctttttccatatttattggGATAACCTTTATGTACTAATTGCTATTTGAAATACGTCATTTTACTCCACCATATGAGCGTTGCAGATGTTTATGTTCTTATGACAGTGGTGACAATTTGTGACTAGAAAATATAGCATTTTACTGAGTATTCTGTTATACAGGGTTTAATACTAATTGTTCCCGCTTCATTCTTCTATATGTCCTACCATAAATTTATATCGTATTTCCAATAACTTTACTGATTGAATGCTCTTTTCATTTAGGGACTCTATAAATTTCTACCctttttttcatgtttcttaGGACAACCTTTATGTGCTAATTGCTATTTGAAGTATGTCATTTTATTCCACCATATGAGCGTTGCATACGCTTATGTTCTTGTGACTAGAAAATATAGCATTTTGCTGAGCATTCTGTTGTACAGGGTTTAATACTAATTGTTCCCGCTTCATTCTTTTATGT of Vitis vinifera cultivar Pinot Noir 40024 chromosome 17, ASM3070453v1 contains these proteins:
- the LOC100259532 gene encoding nuclear transcription factor Y subunit C-1 isoform X1, whose translation is MENNQQAQSSPYPPQQPFHHLLQQQQQQLQMFWSYQRQEIEQVNDFKNHQLPLARIKKIMKADEDVRMISAEAPILFAKACELFILELTIRSWLHAEENKRRTLQKNDIAAAITRTDIFDFLVDIVPRDEIKDEGGLGMVGSTASGVPYYYPPMGQPAPGVMMGRPAVPGVDPGVYVQPPSQAWQSVWQTAEDGSYGSGGSSGQGNLDGQG
- the LOC100259532 gene encoding nuclear transcription factor Y subunit C-1 isoform X2; protein product: MENNQQAQSSPYPPQQPFHHLLQQQQQQLQMFWSYQRQEIEQVNDFKNHQLPLARIKKIMKADEDVRMISAEAPILFAKACELFILELTIRSWLHAEENKRRTLQKNDIAAAITRTDIFDFLVDIVPRDEIKDEGGLGMVGSTASGVPYYYPPMGQPAPGVMMGRPAVPGVDPGVYVQPPSQAWQSVWQTAEDGSYGSGGSSGQGNLDGQG